The Papaver somniferum cultivar HN1 unplaced genomic scaffold, ASM357369v1 unplaced-scaffold_107, whole genome shotgun sequence genome includes a region encoding these proteins:
- the LOC113328197 gene encoding uncharacterized protein LOC113328197 isoform X1 produces the protein MPYNHSIICGYLFISVPGICFVGHLNAQVSANAGVGSARFHQGLHASGTGVGMEEQTYSYGLVSEKEKVLKVNEMSQLLNKPSLKPIQTDYGDVIDCVDIYKQPAFDHPSLKNHTIQMKPSLYPITKSRNVTSMRAVSQSWWRSGSCPMGTIPMRRIRKQELLKATSLENYGRKYSYITHSNRSTSQKTNKAHTLDLKSNNLYVNHSTAILVTEGYDYKGAKGDINVWNPYVEKPNEYSASQVRLISLSRDGRQESVKAGWMVNPTLYGDTRARFFIYWTVDRSIETGCFDLICTGFVQTNHEVALGSPIEPVSIEDGEQYAIGIFIFQDVNTSNWWLTLENKEVGYWPGDLFVLLKQSANAVHFGGEVYSETIGKEGVPHTSTEMGSGHDARGKFGIAAYIRDILIIDDSLTEKSPETLDE, from the exons ATGCCTTATAATCACTCCATAATATGTGGatatttgtttatttcagtgcCAGGGATCTGTTTCGTTGGTCATCTAAATGCTCAG GTTTCAGCCAATGCAGGTGTTGGTTCTGCTCGTTTCCACCAG GGCCTTCACGCTTCAGGTACGGGAGTGGGCATGGAAGAACAAACCTACAG CTATGGACTAGTAAGTGAAAAAGAGAAAGTTTTGAAGGTTAATGAAATGTCACAGCTTCTCAATAAGCCTTCACTTAAACCCATCCAGACTGATTATGGTGATGTTATCGACTGTGTGGATATCTACAAACAAcctgcatttgatcatccttCTTTGAAGAATCACACCATTCag ATGAAACCAAGCTTGTATCCTATAACTAAGAGCAGAAACGTGACATCGATGCGAGCCGTGTCGCAAAGCTGGTGGAGAAGTGGAAGTTGTCCGATGGGTACAATACCTATGCGTAGAATTCGGAAACAGGAACTACTTAAAGCAACCTCTCTTGAGAATTATGGAAGAAAATACTCATACATTACTCATTCAAATAGGAGTACAAGCCAAAAGACTAACAAGGCACATACACTGGACTTGAAATCTAATAACCTTTACGTCAATCACTCG ACTGCAATCCTAGTAACTGAAGGATACGATTATAAAGGAGCTAAAGGAGATATCAATGTTTGGAATCCATATGTTGAAAAGCCAAATGAGTATTCTGCATCTCAAGTGCGACTTATTTCTCTTTCTCGCGATGGAAGGCAGGAGAGTGTCAAAGCTGGCTGGATG GTGAATCCCACTCTGTACGGCGATACAAGAGCACGATTTTTTATATATTGGACT GTTGATCGATCAATTGAAACCGGCTGCTTTGATCTCATCTGTACAGGGTTTGTACAAACAAACCATGAAGTTGCTCTTGGTTCTCCAATTGAGCCAGTTTCTATTGAAGATGGTGAGCAATACGCGATAGGAATCTTCATCTTTCAG GATGTAAACACAAGCAATTGGTGGTTAACGTTAGAGAATAAAGAAGTAGGATACTGGCCGGGTGATCTATTCGTATTGTTGAAACAAAGTGCGAATGCGGTTCATTTTGGCGGGGAAGTATATTCAGAAACCATAGGCAAAGAAGGAGTGCCGCACACATCAACAGAAATGGGGAGTGGACATGATGCAAGGGGCAAGTTCGGCATTGCAGCTTACATTCGTGATATCCTGATCATCGATgactctttaacagaaaagtctCCTGAAACGCTTGATGAGTAA
- the LOC113328197 gene encoding uncharacterized protein LOC113328197 isoform X2, which produces MWIFVYFSARDLFRWSSKCSGFSQCRCWFCSFPPGPSRFRYGSGHGRTNLQLLNKPSLKPIQTDYGDVIDCVDIYKQPAFDHPSLKNHTIQMKPSLYPITKSRNVTSMRAVSQSWWRSGSCPMGTIPMRRIRKQELLKATSLENYGRKYSYITHSNRSTSQKTNKAHTLDLKSNNLYVNHSTAILVTEGYDYKGAKGDINVWNPYVEKPNEYSASQVRLISLSRDGRQESVKAGWMVNPTLYGDTRARFFIYWTVDRSIETGCFDLICTGFVQTNHEVALGSPIEPVSIEDGEQYAIGIFIFQDVNTSNWWLTLENKEVGYWPGDLFVLLKQSANAVHFGGEVYSETIGKEGVPHTSTEMGSGHDARGKFGIAAYIRDILIIDDSLTEKSPETLDE; this is translated from the exons ATGTGGatatttgtttatttcagtgcCAGGGATCTGTTTCGTTGGTCATCTAAATGCTCAG GTTTCAGCCAATGCAGGTGTTGGTTCTGCTCGTTTCCACCAG GGCCTTCACGCTTCAGGTACGGGAGTGGGCATGGAAGAACAAACCTACAG CTTCTCAATAAGCCTTCACTTAAACCCATCCAGACTGATTATGGTGATGTTATCGACTGTGTGGATATCTACAAACAAcctgcatttgatcatccttCTTTGAAGAATCACACCATTCag ATGAAACCAAGCTTGTATCCTATAACTAAGAGCAGAAACGTGACATCGATGCGAGCCGTGTCGCAAAGCTGGTGGAGAAGTGGAAGTTGTCCGATGGGTACAATACCTATGCGTAGAATTCGGAAACAGGAACTACTTAAAGCAACCTCTCTTGAGAATTATGGAAGAAAATACTCATACATTACTCATTCAAATAGGAGTACAAGCCAAAAGACTAACAAGGCACATACACTGGACTTGAAATCTAATAACCTTTACGTCAATCACTCG ACTGCAATCCTAGTAACTGAAGGATACGATTATAAAGGAGCTAAAGGAGATATCAATGTTTGGAATCCATATGTTGAAAAGCCAAATGAGTATTCTGCATCTCAAGTGCGACTTATTTCTCTTTCTCGCGATGGAAGGCAGGAGAGTGTCAAAGCTGGCTGGATG GTGAATCCCACTCTGTACGGCGATACAAGAGCACGATTTTTTATATATTGGACT GTTGATCGATCAATTGAAACCGGCTGCTTTGATCTCATCTGTACAGGGTTTGTACAAACAAACCATGAAGTTGCTCTTGGTTCTCCAATTGAGCCAGTTTCTATTGAAGATGGTGAGCAATACGCGATAGGAATCTTCATCTTTCAG GATGTAAACACAAGCAATTGGTGGTTAACGTTAGAGAATAAAGAAGTAGGATACTGGCCGGGTGATCTATTCGTATTGTTGAAACAAAGTGCGAATGCGGTTCATTTTGGCGGGGAAGTATATTCAGAAACCATAGGCAAAGAAGGAGTGCCGCACACATCAACAGAAATGGGGAGTGGACATGATGCAAGGGGCAAGTTCGGCATTGCAGCTTACATTCGTGATATCCTGATCATCGATgactctttaacagaaaagtctCCTGAAACGCTTGATGAGTAA
- the LOC113328197 gene encoding uncharacterized protein LOC113328197 isoform X3, translating into MWIFVYFSARDLFRWSSKCSGFSQCRCWFCSFPPGPSRFRYGSGHGRTNLQTDYGDVIDCVDIYKQPAFDHPSLKNHTIQMKPSLYPITKSRNVTSMRAVSQSWWRSGSCPMGTIPMRRIRKQELLKATSLENYGRKYSYITHSNRSTSQKTNKAHTLDLKSNNLYVNHSTAILVTEGYDYKGAKGDINVWNPYVEKPNEYSASQVRLISLSRDGRQESVKAGWMVNPTLYGDTRARFFIYWTVDRSIETGCFDLICTGFVQTNHEVALGSPIEPVSIEDGEQYAIGIFIFQDVNTSNWWLTLENKEVGYWPGDLFVLLKQSANAVHFGGEVYSETIGKEGVPHTSTEMGSGHDARGKFGIAAYIRDILIIDDSLTEKSPETLDE; encoded by the exons ATGTGGatatttgtttatttcagtgcCAGGGATCTGTTTCGTTGGTCATCTAAATGCTCAG GTTTCAGCCAATGCAGGTGTTGGTTCTGCTCGTTTCCACCAG GGCCTTCACGCTTCAGGTACGGGAGTGGGCATGGAAGAACAAACCTACAG ACTGATTATGGTGATGTTATCGACTGTGTGGATATCTACAAACAAcctgcatttgatcatccttCTTTGAAGAATCACACCATTCag ATGAAACCAAGCTTGTATCCTATAACTAAGAGCAGAAACGTGACATCGATGCGAGCCGTGTCGCAAAGCTGGTGGAGAAGTGGAAGTTGTCCGATGGGTACAATACCTATGCGTAGAATTCGGAAACAGGAACTACTTAAAGCAACCTCTCTTGAGAATTATGGAAGAAAATACTCATACATTACTCATTCAAATAGGAGTACAAGCCAAAAGACTAACAAGGCACATACACTGGACTTGAAATCTAATAACCTTTACGTCAATCACTCG ACTGCAATCCTAGTAACTGAAGGATACGATTATAAAGGAGCTAAAGGAGATATCAATGTTTGGAATCCATATGTTGAAAAGCCAAATGAGTATTCTGCATCTCAAGTGCGACTTATTTCTCTTTCTCGCGATGGAAGGCAGGAGAGTGTCAAAGCTGGCTGGATG GTGAATCCCACTCTGTACGGCGATACAAGAGCACGATTTTTTATATATTGGACT GTTGATCGATCAATTGAAACCGGCTGCTTTGATCTCATCTGTACAGGGTTTGTACAAACAAACCATGAAGTTGCTCTTGGTTCTCCAATTGAGCCAGTTTCTATTGAAGATGGTGAGCAATACGCGATAGGAATCTTCATCTTTCAG GATGTAAACACAAGCAATTGGTGGTTAACGTTAGAGAATAAAGAAGTAGGATACTGGCCGGGTGATCTATTCGTATTGTTGAAACAAAGTGCGAATGCGGTTCATTTTGGCGGGGAAGTATATTCAGAAACCATAGGCAAAGAAGGAGTGCCGCACACATCAACAGAAATGGGGAGTGGACATGATGCAAGGGGCAAGTTCGGCATTGCAGCTTACATTCGTGATATCCTGATCATCGATgactctttaacagaaaagtctCCTGAAACGCTTGATGAGTAA